Proteins encoded together in one Micromonospora kangleipakensis window:
- a CDS encoding helix-turn-helix transcriptional regulator, protein MRASRLLSILLLLQTHGRLTAAELAQRLEVSVRTIYRDVESLHASGIPLYGEAGHAGGYRLVDGWRTRLTGLTAEEAERLLFAGLPGPAAELGYESVVATLQLKLRAALPPPLADRAAQLQQRFHLDTPGWYSDGDPSPHLATTADAVWRQQRIRVRYRSWQGEVIRVLEPYGLVLKGGRWYVVAARPERAEPATYRVNQILELTILDEPFDRPTDFDLPAWWRAHVVEFRARLHRDEAAIRLSPRGRDRLREVGSDAVVAAVDRSAGPPDDAGWVRAVVPIESLTHAHGDLLRLGAEVEVLSPAELRARLADTAAALAALYAPAQPVPVVG, encoded by the coding sequence ATGCGGGCCAGTCGCCTCCTGTCGATCCTGCTGCTGCTCCAGACCCACGGCCGGCTCACCGCCGCCGAGCTGGCGCAGCGGCTAGAGGTCTCCGTCCGGACCATCTACCGGGACGTCGAGTCGCTGCACGCCAGCGGGATCCCGCTCTACGGCGAGGCCGGGCACGCCGGCGGCTACCGGCTGGTCGACGGCTGGCGGACCCGGCTGACCGGGCTCACCGCCGAGGAGGCGGAGCGGCTGCTCTTCGCCGGGCTGCCCGGGCCGGCCGCCGAGCTGGGCTACGAGTCGGTCGTCGCCACCCTCCAGCTCAAGCTGCGGGCCGCGCTGCCGCCGCCGCTGGCCGACCGGGCCGCCCAGCTCCAGCAGCGGTTCCACCTGGACACCCCCGGCTGGTACTCCGACGGCGACCCCTCGCCGCACCTGGCCACCACCGCCGACGCGGTCTGGCGGCAGCAGCGGATCCGGGTCCGCTACCGGAGCTGGCAGGGCGAGGTGATTCGGGTCCTGGAGCCGTACGGCCTGGTGCTCAAGGGCGGCCGCTGGTACGTGGTGGCCGCCCGGCCGGAGCGCGCCGAGCCGGCCACCTACCGGGTGAACCAGATCCTCGAGCTGACCATCCTGGACGAGCCCTTCGACCGGCCCACCGACTTCGACCTGCCGGCCTGGTGGCGGGCGCACGTGGTGGAGTTCCGGGCCCGGCTGCACCGCGACGAGGCGGCCATCCGGCTCTCCCCGCGCGGGCGGGACCGGCTGCGGGAGGTCGGCAGCGACGCGGTGGTCGCCGCCGTCGACCGGAGCGCCGGCCCCCCGGACGACGCCGGCTGGGTGCGGGCGGTGGTGCCGATCGAGTCGCTCACCCACGCCCACGGCGACCTCCTCCGGCTCGGCGCCGAGGTGGAGGTGCTCTCCCCCGCCGAGCTGCGCGCCCGCCTCGCAGACACGGCCGCCGCGCTCGCCGCCCTCTACGCGCCGGCGCAGCCCGTACCCGTCGTGGGCTGA
- a CDS encoding flavin-containing monooxygenase: protein MASDHVDVLIVGAGLSGIGAAVHLRRNCPEKTYAVLEARGAIGGTWDLFRYPGIRSDSDMYTLGYSFKPWTNPKAIADGDSIRAYVRDTAREYGVEQHIRFHHRVVRAEWDSGQARWTVHARRDDTGEETVLTCAFLFTCSGYYRYDEGYTPQFPGVDRYAGQLVHPQHWPEDLDYTGKRVVVIGSGATAVTLVPAMAERAGHVTMLQRSPTYVISLPSRDVLADALRRWLPAKAAYPVVRWKNVLLGVANFQLSRRAPGVVRKLLRRAAKGRLPVGYDIDRHFSPRYNPWDQRLCVVPDGDLFHAVRAGRAAVVTDTIDTFTEQGIRLTSGEELPADVVVTATGLNLLAFGGMTLAVDGRELDLAQTVAYKGMMLSGVPNFAMTIGYTNASWTLKADLVATYVCRLLRHLDATGQQIVTPVAPASGELEPIIDLKSGYVLRAVDQLPKQGATAPWRLHQNYPRDVLLMRHGRLTDEGVRFSRAGAPPDDSPTNAAVRGAGTPADTPVA from the coding sequence ATGGCCTCCGACCACGTCGACGTCCTCATCGTCGGTGCCGGGCTCTCCGGCATCGGCGCCGCCGTGCACCTGCGGCGCAACTGTCCGGAGAAGACCTACGCGGTGCTCGAGGCCCGCGGGGCCATCGGCGGGACCTGGGACCTGTTCCGCTACCCCGGCATCCGCTCGGACTCCGACATGTACACCCTCGGCTACTCCTTCAAGCCGTGGACGAACCCGAAGGCGATCGCCGACGGCGACTCGATCCGCGCGTACGTCCGGGACACCGCCCGCGAGTACGGCGTCGAGCAGCACATCCGCTTCCACCACCGGGTGGTCCGCGCCGAGTGGGACAGCGGCCAGGCCCGCTGGACCGTGCACGCCCGCCGCGACGACACCGGCGAGGAGACCGTGCTCACCTGCGCGTTCCTCTTCACCTGCTCCGGCTACTACCGCTACGACGAGGGCTACACCCCGCAGTTCCCCGGCGTCGACCGGTACGCCGGCCAGCTCGTGCACCCGCAGCACTGGCCCGAGGACCTGGACTACACCGGCAAGCGGGTGGTGGTCATCGGCAGCGGCGCGACCGCGGTCACCCTGGTGCCGGCGATGGCCGAGCGGGCCGGGCACGTCACCATGCTCCAGCGCTCACCGACGTACGTCATCTCGCTGCCCTCCCGCGACGTGCTGGCCGACGCGCTGCGGCGCTGGCTCCCCGCGAAGGCCGCGTATCCGGTGGTGCGGTGGAAGAACGTGCTGCTCGGGGTGGCCAACTTCCAGCTCAGCCGGCGCGCCCCCGGCGTCGTCAGGAAGCTGCTGCGCCGCGCCGCCAAGGGCCGGCTGCCGGTCGGCTACGACATCGACCGGCACTTCTCACCCCGCTACAACCCCTGGGACCAGCGGCTCTGCGTCGTCCCCGACGGCGACCTCTTCCACGCGGTCAGGGCCGGGCGGGCGGCGGTGGTCACCGACACCATCGACACCTTCACCGAGCAGGGCATCCGGCTCACCTCCGGCGAGGAGCTGCCCGCCGACGTCGTGGTCACCGCCACCGGCCTCAACCTGCTCGCCTTCGGCGGGATGACCCTGGCGGTGGACGGGCGGGAGCTCGACCTCGCGCAGACCGTCGCGTACAAGGGCATGATGCTCTCCGGCGTGCCGAACTTCGCCATGACGATCGGCTACACCAACGCCTCCTGGACGCTCAAGGCCGACCTGGTCGCCACGTACGTCTGCCGGCTGCTGCGCCACCTCGACGCCACCGGCCAGCAGATCGTCACCCCGGTCGCCCCCGCCTCCGGCGAGCTGGAGCCGATCATCGACCTGAAGTCCGGGTACGTGCTGCGCGCGGTCGACCAGCTGCCCAAGCAGGGCGCGACGGCGCCCTGGCGGCTGCACCAGAACTACCCCCGCGACGTGCTGCTGATGCGGCACGGCCGGCTCACCGACGAGGGCGTCCGCTTCTCCCGCGCCGGCGCCCCGCCCGACGACTCCCCGACCAACGCTGCCGTGCGCGGGGCGGGCACGCCCGCCGACACCCCCGTCGCCTGA
- a CDS encoding alpha/beta fold hydrolase has product MTVSLPPADELTVAGRRIRCRISGSGPAVVLLHGIGRTLDDFTGQHELLATDHRVVSVDLPGHGGSAPLDAPHTLPALAAAVAEFLDAAGVDRPAHLVGNSLGGAVAMRLAADEPSRAASLALVNSAGFGREVTVALRLLALRPLGRLLLRRPHPAVARRTELAIFRDPAYATEERVAAALAVARQPHAARVMLELVRSLGTWRGVRPQWRAELLDAVAALDVPTLVVWGDRDLILPATHLTAARSRLPRARTHLFADTGHMPQIERAEEFHALLRDFWADADLA; this is encoded by the coding sequence GTGACAGTCTCCCTCCCGCCGGCCGACGAGCTGACGGTGGCCGGGCGGCGGATCCGCTGCCGGATCTCCGGCAGCGGCCCCGCCGTGGTGCTGCTGCACGGCATCGGGCGCACCCTCGACGACTTCACCGGCCAGCACGAGCTGCTCGCCACCGACCACCGGGTGGTCAGCGTCGACCTGCCCGGCCACGGCGGCTCCGCGCCGCTGGACGCCCCGCACACCCTGCCGGCGCTCGCCGCCGCCGTCGCGGAGTTCCTCGACGCGGCCGGGGTCGACCGGCCGGCGCACCTGGTCGGCAACTCCCTCGGCGGGGCGGTGGCGATGCGGCTCGCCGCCGACGAGCCGTCCCGGGCGGCCAGCCTGGCGCTGGTCAACAGCGCCGGGTTCGGCCGGGAGGTGACCGTCGCGCTGCGGCTGCTCGCCCTGCGCCCGCTCGGCCGGCTGCTGCTGCGGCGCCCCCACCCGGCCGTCGCCCGCCGCACCGAGCTGGCGATCTTCCGCGACCCGGCGTACGCCACCGAGGAGCGGGTGGCGGCCGCGCTCGCGGTGGCCCGCCAGCCGCACGCCGCCCGGGTGATGCTGGAGCTGGTCCGCAGCCTCGGCACCTGGCGGGGGGTCCGACCACAGTGGCGCGCCGAGCTGCTCGACGCGGTCGCCGCGCTGGACGTCCCCACGCTGGTGGTCTGGGGCGACCGGGACCTGATCCTCCCCGCCACCCACCTGACCGCCGCCCGGTCCCGGCTGCCCCGGGCACGGACGCACCTGTTCGCCGACACCGGGCACATGCCGCAGATCGAGCGGGCCGAGGAGTTCCACGCGCTGCTCCGCGACTTCTGGGCGGACGCCGACCTGGCCTGA
- a CDS encoding LysE family translocator: MNSTFLLTTLVVAATPGTGVVYTLSAGLSGGRRAGLVAALACTLSLVPHVAAAVSGLAALLHASTPVFRVVTWLGVAYLLWMGWSTLRERGPLPIDGEPVPTRTARLVRDGVLMNLLNPKVTVFFVAFLPQFVPPDAPAAAPRMLAHGAVFMLVTLLVFTGYGLLAGTVRHRVLARPRLTALLRRGFAGSFLALGVSLVLTAR, translated from the coding sequence GTGAACAGCACCTTCCTCCTGACCACGCTGGTCGTGGCCGCCACCCCGGGCACCGGGGTGGTCTACACCCTCTCCGCCGGGCTCTCTGGCGGCCGCCGGGCCGGCCTTGTCGCCGCGCTCGCCTGCACGCTCAGCCTGGTGCCGCACGTGGCGGCGGCGGTCAGCGGCCTCGCCGCGCTGCTGCACGCCAGCACCCCGGTGTTCCGCGTGGTGACCTGGCTGGGCGTGGCGTACCTGCTCTGGATGGGCTGGTCCACGCTGCGCGAGCGGGGCCCGCTGCCGATCGACGGCGAGCCGGTCCCGACCCGGACGGCCCGGCTGGTCCGCGACGGGGTGCTGATGAACCTGCTCAACCCCAAGGTGACCGTCTTCTTCGTGGCGTTCCTGCCCCAGTTCGTGCCCCCGGACGCGCCCGCCGCCGCGCCGCGGATGCTCGCCCACGGGGCGGTGTTCATGCTGGTCACCCTGCTGGTCTTCACCGGCTACGGGCTGCTGGCCGGCACGGTACGGCACCGGGTGCTGGCCCGGCCCCGGCTCACCGCGCTGCTGCGCCGCGGCTTCGCCGGCAGCTTCCTCGCCCTCGGCGTCAGCCTCGTCCTCACCGCCCGATAG
- a CDS encoding B3/B4 domain-containing protein, whose protein sequence is MRFRHSPEIWSTFPELTCGVLHATGITPDVDVDARLAPFVETARARLADGPESGFPEIRAWRRAFATMGLPPTRYRCAAESLLRRYRREGSLPRLHPLVDLGNAVSLGYAVPVAVLDVARISGDLAVRHATGEERYLTLAGEEERPEPGEVIFADSAGRAHSRRWTHRQSGRSAVGAATGEVLIIVEAMHTSAGVDVPRMLAELESALAEVWSAPARTAVLSATAPVFELPVG, encoded by the coding sequence GTGCGTTTCCGGCACTCCCCCGAGATCTGGTCGACCTTCCCGGAGCTGACCTGCGGCGTCCTGCACGCCACCGGGATCACCCCCGACGTGGACGTCGACGCGCGGCTGGCGCCGTTCGTCGAGACGGCACGGGCCCGGCTGGCCGACGGCCCGGAGAGCGGCTTCCCGGAGATCCGGGCTTGGCGGCGGGCCTTCGCCACGATGGGGCTGCCGCCGACCCGCTACCGCTGCGCGGCCGAGTCGCTGCTGCGCCGCTACCGGCGGGAAGGTTCGCTGCCCCGGCTGCACCCGCTGGTGGACCTCGGCAACGCCGTCTCGCTCGGGTACGCCGTGCCGGTGGCGGTGCTCGACGTCGCCCGGATCTCCGGCGACCTGGCGGTCCGGCACGCCACGGGCGAGGAGCGCTACCTGACCCTGGCCGGCGAGGAGGAGCGCCCGGAGCCGGGCGAGGTGATCTTCGCCGACTCGGCCGGGCGGGCGCACTCCCGGCGCTGGACGCACCGGCAGAGCGGCCGGTCGGCGGTCGGGGCCGCCACCGGCGAGGTGCTGATCATCGTGGAGGCGATGCACACCTCGGCCGGGGTCGACGTGCCCCGGATGCTGGCGGAGCTGGAGTCCGCGCTGGCCGAGGTCTGGTCGGCGCCGGCCCGGACGGCCGTGCTCAGCGCCACCGCACCGGTCTTCGAGCTCCCGGTCGGCTGA
- a CDS encoding TetR/AcrR family transcriptional regulator produces the protein MTAARTPTGTAPTRGRRPGRSTGDDRELAILATAERLLTQRAFGDISIDDLAKGAGISRPTFYFYFRSKDAVLLTLLDRVIEEADAAAGDVLDRLAEDPRARWRELIGRFHATFGSHRAVVLACAQVRGTNAEVRQLWAAVLERWVHAVETAIEGERRRGAAPDGLPARDLAIALNSMNERVWYATFACDGPAVAERDVVDVLLDVWLTAIYRTTTPPRA, from the coding sequence ATGACCGCCGCCCGTACGCCCACCGGAACCGCGCCGACGCGCGGCCGGCGACCGGGCCGCTCGACGGGCGACGACCGGGAGCTGGCCATCCTCGCCACCGCCGAACGGCTGCTGACGCAGCGTGCCTTCGGCGACATCTCCATCGACGACCTGGCGAAGGGGGCCGGGATCTCCCGGCCCACCTTCTACTTCTACTTCCGGTCCAAGGACGCGGTGCTGCTCACCCTGCTCGACCGGGTCATCGAGGAGGCCGATGCGGCCGCGGGCGACGTGCTGGACCGACTCGCCGAGGACCCCCGGGCCCGCTGGCGGGAGCTGATCGGTCGGTTCCACGCCACCTTCGGCAGCCACCGCGCGGTGGTGCTGGCCTGCGCTCAGGTGCGCGGCACCAACGCCGAGGTGCGCCAGCTCTGGGCCGCCGTGCTGGAACGCTGGGTGCACGCGGTCGAGACCGCCATCGAGGGGGAACGCCGGCGCGGCGCGGCCCCGGACGGGCTGCCCGCCCGGGACCTCGCCATCGCGCTGAACTCGATGAACGAGCGCGTCTGGTACGCCACCTTCGCCTGCGACGGCCCGGCCGTGGCCGAGCGGGACGTGGTGGACGTCCTGCTCGACGTGTGGCTGACCGCGATCTACCGCACCACGACCCCGCCGCGGGCCTGA
- a CDS encoding WD40/YVTN/BNR-like repeat-containing protein — translation MPDLDFAGFDAAVQAAFKPHFEQVWARARRRRRTRIAAVVVAAAVVATGSGIAVAARPAGERSPAPAFGPDRTPEFMPGPQPTPTPGVGRQVSTGRPAAGDLDHLYLRYKECRTGCPVRFAATDDRGRTWRTGGLPVPDDAMVDLRAVGPRTLAAWYFSRSAPDRRSAWTTSTDGGTTWRQVTVRRVAALPAGWRVLDQVPGPDVEPLLAVDPTTGEIAQLTKRSTLLNAAYVAGLPDAAGLWVSGWTGSRDGKGGPTVWTGSAVEVSRDGGRSWQRHEFPDHLTATDDVGAAAIATYDGRTVYAVGRVTGRLVIWRSADGGGTWQRAAGTADVGDRTLRAAVRPDGVLLIQAGISAAEKPVMLASADGGRSVRPTTLGPGADARPVPGGYVQTGWPDSKGAWLSADGRTWSWVAPPEL, via the coding sequence ATGCCTGACCTGGACTTCGCCGGATTCGACGCCGCGGTCCAGGCCGCGTTCAAGCCGCACTTCGAGCAGGTGTGGGCCCGCGCCCGACGCCGACGGCGCACCCGGATCGCGGCGGTGGTCGTCGCGGCGGCGGTGGTCGCCACCGGGTCGGGGATCGCGGTCGCCGCCCGGCCGGCGGGGGAGCGGTCCCCGGCGCCGGCCTTCGGACCGGACCGCACCCCGGAGTTCATGCCCGGGCCGCAGCCCACGCCGACGCCCGGGGTGGGCCGGCAGGTCTCCACCGGCCGCCCGGCCGCCGGCGACCTGGACCACCTCTACCTGCGTTACAAGGAGTGCCGGACCGGTTGCCCCGTCCGGTTCGCGGCGACCGACGACCGTGGTCGAACCTGGCGCACCGGCGGGCTGCCGGTGCCGGACGACGCCATGGTGGACCTGCGGGCGGTGGGCCCGCGCACCCTGGCGGCCTGGTACTTCTCCCGGTCCGCGCCGGACAGGCGGTCCGCCTGGACCACCAGCACGGACGGTGGGACGACCTGGCGGCAGGTGACCGTCCGGCGGGTGGCGGCGCTGCCGGCGGGTTGGCGGGTGCTGGACCAGGTGCCCGGGCCGGACGTCGAGCCGCTGCTCGCGGTCGACCCGACCACCGGCGAGATCGCCCAGCTGACGAAGCGGTCCACGCTGCTGAACGCCGCGTACGTCGCCGGTCTGCCGGACGCGGCCGGTCTCTGGGTCAGCGGCTGGACCGGCTCGAGAGACGGCAAGGGCGGCCCGACGGTCTGGACCGGCAGCGCTGTCGAGGTCAGCCGGGACGGCGGCCGCAGCTGGCAGCGGCACGAGTTCCCCGACCACCTCACCGCCACCGACGACGTCGGCGCGGCGGCGATCGCCACGTACGACGGCCGCACCGTCTACGCGGTCGGCCGGGTGACCGGGCGGCTGGTGATCTGGCGCAGCGCCGACGGCGGCGGCACCTGGCAGCGCGCCGCCGGCACCGCCGATGTCGGCGACCGCACTCTCCGGGCGGCCGTCCGCCCCGACGGGGTCCTGCTGATCCAGGCCGGCATCTCGGCGGCGGAGAAGCCGGTGATGCTCGCCAGCGCCGACGGTGGCCGCTCGGTCCGCCCCACCACCCTCGGGCCGGGCGCGGACGCCCGCCCGGTGCCCGGCGGGTACGTGCAGACCGGATGGCCGGACAGCAAGGGCGCCTGGCTCTCCGCCGACGGCCGCACCTGGTCCTGGGTGGCCCCGCCCGAGCTGTGA
- a CDS encoding PLP-dependent aminotransferase family protein — protein MDRAKPADVERSITAGSDFLQLDVGQAPPGGLADWLAARLRAAIADGRLPVGARLPASRVFAAELGVSRGVVTEAYQRLTEDGHVVGRGRAGTVVVATPGAVPAPAPAPPAPTEVFADQPGTDVFDALRTAPAEIDLTPGVPDLAAFPRAAWLRAERSVLHRLTPAAFGYGDPTGTPALRLAVATWLARSRGIRVDPAAVVIVAGVSQALGLLAQVLHDDGIHTVAVEDPGSLGVRQHLRNWRLDTPPVAVDAHGLRVDDLAASGAPAVLLTPAHQFPTGVVLDGERRRTLIRWAERGGLIIEDDYDAEHRYDRPPVPALRGMLPERVCYTGSVSKLLAPALRTGWVLVPPRYHAALVAAKRMADLGNAALPQLVLAELMDSGELERHLRLLRRRHVRRRDAMIRAIGRHLPGAVVHGAAAGLHLSVTLGPEVSDVHLAAAALRRGVKVQPLSWHGQRPQPPGLVLGYAANAPGDLERGVATLGAALRELR, from the coding sequence GTGGACAGAGCCAAACCAGCGGATGTCGAGCGGTCCATAACGGCGGGCTCGGACTTCCTCCAGCTCGACGTCGGCCAGGCGCCCCCCGGTGGGCTCGCGGACTGGCTCGCCGCCCGGCTGCGCGCGGCGATCGCCGATGGCCGGCTGCCGGTCGGCGCCCGGCTGCCGGCCAGCCGGGTGTTCGCCGCCGAGCTGGGCGTCTCCCGGGGCGTGGTGACCGAGGCGTACCAGCGGTTGACCGAGGACGGGCACGTCGTGGGGCGGGGCCGGGCCGGCACCGTGGTCGTGGCCACCCCGGGAGCGGTGCCCGCCCCCGCACCGGCGCCCCCGGCGCCGACCGAAGTCTTCGCCGATCAGCCCGGGACCGACGTCTTCGACGCGCTCCGGACCGCCCCGGCGGAGATCGACCTGACGCCTGGCGTACCGGATCTGGCGGCCTTTCCCCGCGCGGCCTGGCTGCGCGCGGAGCGGTCGGTGCTGCACCGCCTCACCCCGGCGGCGTTCGGCTACGGCGACCCGACCGGTACGCCCGCGCTGCGCCTCGCCGTCGCCACCTGGCTGGCCCGCAGCCGGGGCATCCGGGTCGACCCGGCGGCGGTGGTGATCGTCGCCGGCGTGTCCCAGGCGCTCGGCCTGCTCGCCCAGGTGCTGCACGACGACGGCATCCACACGGTGGCGGTCGAGGACCCCGGCTCCCTCGGGGTACGCCAGCACCTGCGCAACTGGCGGCTGGACACCCCGCCGGTCGCCGTCGACGCGCACGGGCTGCGGGTCGACGACCTGGCCGCCAGCGGCGCCCCGGCGGTGCTGCTCACCCCGGCGCACCAGTTCCCGACCGGGGTGGTGCTCGACGGCGAGCGGCGGCGCACGCTGATCCGCTGGGCGGAGCGGGGCGGCCTGATCATCGAGGACGACTACGACGCCGAACACCGCTACGACCGCCCGCCGGTGCCGGCCCTGCGGGGCATGCTCCCGGAGCGGGTCTGCTACACCGGCAGCGTCTCCAAGCTGCTCGCCCCGGCGCTGCGGACCGGCTGGGTGCTGGTGCCGCCCCGGTACCACGCGGCGCTGGTGGCCGCCAAGCGGATGGCCGACCTCGGCAACGCGGCGCTGCCCCAGCTGGTACTGGCCGAGCTGATGGACTCCGGCGAGCTGGAACGTCACCTGCGGCTGCTGCGGCGCCGGCACGTGCGGCGGCGGGACGCGATGATCCGGGCGATCGGGCGGCACCTGCCCGGCGCGGTGGTGCACGGCGCCGCCGCCGGCCTGCACCTGTCGGTCACCCTCGGCCCGGAGGTGTCCGACGTGCACCTCGCCGCCGCGGCCCTGCGCCGGGGCGTCAAGGTGCAGCCGCTCTCCTGGCACGGCCAGCGACCGCAGCCCCCCGGCCTGGTCCTCGGCTACGCCGCCAACGCCCCCGGCGACCTCGAGCGGGGGGTCGCGACCCTCGGCGCCGCCCTGCGCGAGCTGCGCTGA
- a CDS encoding SDR family NAD(P)-dependent oxidoreductase translates to MRDFVFPGGTAVVTGAASGIGEALAHALARRGADLVLLDRDAERLDAVVTAIRAAHPDRRIDTHLVDLADADATDRVATAIRRAHPRIRLLVNNAGVALGGRFDQVTLDEFLWVVDINFRAVVRLTHTLLPALKAEPGAHLVNVSSLFGLIAPAGQAAYSASKFAVRGFTEALRHELVDDGVGVTSVHPGGIRTRIAQSARVGSGVSREEYEAGRRQFEKLLSIDPAKAAEVILRGVERRRGRVLIGWSAKLPDLLARLAPASYHRVLVTGLNRGAGGPAARSTSRLEPAPAAEPVPAPRPAVDPLTPEATPGRPA, encoded by the coding sequence ATGCGTGACTTCGTCTTCCCCGGCGGCACCGCGGTGGTCACCGGGGCGGCCAGCGGCATCGGCGAGGCGCTGGCGCACGCCCTGGCCCGGCGCGGCGCCGACCTCGTCCTGCTCGACCGGGACGCCGAGCGGCTCGACGCGGTGGTCACCGCGATCCGCGCCGCCCACCCCGACCGGCGGATCGACACTCACCTGGTCGACCTCGCCGACGCCGACGCGACCGACCGGGTGGCCACGGCGATCCGCCGGGCGCACCCCCGGATCCGGCTGCTGGTCAACAACGCCGGCGTCGCGCTGGGCGGCCGGTTCGACCAGGTCACGCTCGACGAGTTCCTCTGGGTCGTCGACATCAACTTCCGGGCCGTGGTCCGGCTGACCCACACGCTGCTGCCCGCGCTCAAGGCCGAGCCGGGCGCCCACCTGGTCAACGTCTCCAGCCTCTTCGGACTGATCGCGCCCGCCGGGCAGGCCGCCTATTCGGCCAGCAAATTCGCCGTCCGCGGCTTCACCGAGGCGCTGCGGCACGAGCTGGTCGACGACGGCGTCGGGGTCACCTCCGTGCACCCCGGCGGCATCCGGACCCGGATCGCGCAGAGCGCTCGGGTCGGCAGCGGCGTCTCCCGGGAGGAGTACGAGGCCGGCCGCAGACAGTTCGAGAAGCTGCTCTCCATCGACCCGGCGAAGGCCGCCGAGGTGATCCTGCGCGGGGTGGAGCGCCGCCGTGGGCGGGTGCTGATCGGCTGGTCGGCGAAGCTGCCCGACCTGCTGGCCCGGCTCGCCCCCGCCTCCTACCACCGGGTCCTGGTCACCGGCCTCAACCGGGGCGCGGGCGGCCCCGCGGCCAGGTCGACGTCCCGGCTGGAGCCCGCCCCGGCGGCGGAGCCGGTGCCCGCGCCCCGGCCGGCGGTCGACCCGCTGACGCCCGAGGCCACCCCCGGGCGGCCGGCGTGA
- a CDS encoding RNA polymerase sigma factor: protein MDPQEQIRQVYATSAARLVAQVYAMTGDYAEAQDVVQEAFVRALARPGQLRQVENPEAWLRTVALNVARSRFRRRSILHRIARSGRLHLAEQSAPALSPDHVALVAALQKLPRQARETVVLHHLADLPVTEVAAAMGCSVEAVKTRLVRARRALAGHLAETEPAGPVHTLVEREARHA from the coding sequence GTGGACCCGCAGGAACAGATCAGACAGGTGTACGCCACCTCGGCGGCCCGCCTGGTGGCCCAGGTGTACGCGATGACGGGCGACTACGCCGAGGCGCAGGACGTCGTGCAGGAGGCGTTCGTCCGGGCCCTGGCGCGACCCGGCCAGCTGCGCCAGGTGGAGAACCCGGAGGCCTGGCTGCGGACGGTGGCGCTGAACGTCGCCCGGTCCCGGTTCCGCCGCCGGTCGATCCTGCACCGCATCGCCCGGTCCGGTCGCCTGCACCTCGCCGAGCAGAGCGCACCGGCCCTGTCACCGGACCACGTCGCCCTGGTGGCGGCCCTGCAGAAGCTGCCCCGGCAGGCCCGGGAGACCGTCGTGCTGCACCACCTCGCGGACCTGCCGGTGACCGAGGTGGCCGCCGCGATGGGCTGCTCGGTGGAGGCGGTCAAGACCCGCCTCGTCCGGGCCCGCCGCGCCCTGGCCGGGCACCTCGCCGAGACCGAGCCGGCCGGCCCGGTCCACACCCTCGTCGAGCGGGAGGCCCGCCATGCCTGA